Proteins encoded together in one Paracidovorax wautersii window:
- a CDS encoding hemolysin family protein, whose translation MTLSQSLFVIGLLIVASAFFSLAEISLAASRRLRLRQMADEGDPRADRVMRIQEQPGDYFTVVQVGQNAVAILGGIVGEGALSPHFTELFGLWVSESKAQTFGFLASFLIITSLFILFADLFPKRLGMADPERLAMRTARPMKLLMTLLAPLVWFYSRGADVVFRVLGLPSLRDDRITSDDILAMMEAGARAGVLAAREQQVIANVFELDTRTVSSAMSQRDRIAYFLRDDPDTVIRARIAEEPFSTYPVCDGDIDHVVGYVDAKDLFQRVLNNQPISLTEEGLVRKVLIVPDRLSLGEVLEQFRQVHEDFAVIVNEYSLVVGVVTLNDVMSTVMGDLVMGAPDEEQIVRRDENSWLIDGVTPITDVLHALNLDELPHAEEYETLAGFLMVMLRRVPRRTDSVNWGGYKFEVLDVDSYRIDQVMVSRLSGSADTAASGAAQAAG comes from the coding sequence ATGACCCTGTCGCAAAGTCTCTTCGTCATCGGCCTCCTGATCGTGGCCAGCGCGTTCTTCTCCCTGGCGGAGATCTCCCTGGCGGCTTCGCGCCGCCTGCGGCTGCGGCAGATGGCGGACGAGGGCGATCCCCGCGCCGACCGGGTGATGCGCATCCAGGAGCAGCCGGGAGACTACTTCACCGTGGTCCAGGTCGGGCAGAACGCCGTGGCCATCCTGGGCGGCATCGTGGGCGAAGGCGCCCTCTCCCCGCATTTCACCGAGCTGTTCGGGCTGTGGGTGTCGGAGTCCAAGGCGCAGACCTTCGGCTTCCTGGCGTCGTTCCTCATCATCACGTCGCTGTTCATCCTCTTCGCCGACCTGTTCCCCAAGCGCCTGGGCATGGCCGACCCCGAACGGCTGGCCATGCGCACGGCGCGGCCGATGAAGCTGCTGATGACGCTGCTGGCACCGCTGGTGTGGTTCTACAGCCGCGGCGCGGACGTGGTGTTCCGCGTGCTGGGCCTGCCCTCGCTGCGCGACGACCGCATCACCTCGGACGACATCCTGGCCATGATGGAAGCCGGCGCCCGCGCCGGCGTGCTGGCCGCACGCGAGCAGCAGGTCATCGCCAACGTGTTCGAGCTGGATACGCGGACCGTCTCCAGCGCCATGTCCCAGCGCGACCGCATCGCCTACTTTCTGCGCGACGATCCGGACACGGTGATCCGTGCACGCATCGCCGAGGAGCCGTTTTCCACCTATCCGGTGTGCGACGGCGACATCGACCACGTTGTGGGCTATGTGGACGCCAAGGACCTGTTCCAGCGCGTGCTGAACAACCAGCCCATCTCGCTGACGGAAGAAGGCCTGGTGCGCAAGGTGCTGATCGTGCCGGACCGGCTTTCGCTGGGCGAGGTGCTGGAGCAGTTCCGCCAGGTGCATGAAGACTTCGCGGTCATCGTGAACGAATACAGCCTGGTCGTCGGCGTGGTCACGCTCAATGACGTGATGAGCACCGTCATGGGCGATCTGGTGATGGGCGCGCCGGACGAGGAGCAGATCGTGCGGCGCGACGAGAACTCATGGCTGATCGACGGCGTGACGCCCATCACCGATGTGCTGCACGCGCTGAACCTGGACGAACTGCCCCACGCCGAGGAGTACGAGACGCTGGCCGGCTTCCTGATGGTGATGCTGCGCCGCGTGCCGCGGCGCACCGACAGCGTGAACTGGGGCGGCTACAAGTTCGAGGTGCTGGACGTCGACAGCTACCGCATCGACCAGGTGATGGTGTCGCGCCTGTCCGGGTCGGCGGACACGGCGGCGTCAGGCGCTGCGCAGGCTGCGGGCTGA
- a CDS encoding lytic transglycosylase domain-containing protein: MKPGAPRSVAPAPAAAGLSRRALCMASVAGGPAAWLGLPQAAHAGGQLEEPLVDSVRTALSSAVAFQAPLEPTFATTEARLAYLRWLAAMSDRLRARKPDWQVRRDFLQTVWYEAKRSGLDVSLVLGLIQVESAFRKFAVSSVGARGYMQVMPFWTRVIGDGDASKLFQMQTNLRFGCVILRHYLDRERGDLYMTLGRYNGSRGKAPYPNAVFAAQRNWFFQEKLA, encoded by the coding sequence ATGAAACCCGGAGCCCCGCGCAGCGTGGCCCCCGCGCCCGCCGCGGCGGGGTTGAGCCGCCGCGCGCTGTGCATGGCGTCGGTCGCGGGCGGGCCGGCCGCCTGGCTGGGGCTGCCGCAGGCCGCGCATGCGGGTGGGCAGCTGGAGGAGCCGCTGGTCGATTCCGTGCGCACGGCCCTCAGCTCGGCGGTGGCCTTTCAGGCGCCGCTGGAGCCCACCTTCGCCACCACCGAGGCCCGCCTGGCCTACCTGCGCTGGCTGGCCGCCATGAGCGACCGGCTGCGCGCGCGCAAGCCCGACTGGCAGGTGCGCCGCGATTTCCTGCAGACCGTCTGGTACGAGGCCAAGCGCTCGGGTTTGGACGTGTCACTGGTGCTCGGACTGATCCAGGTGGAGAGCGCGTTCCGCAAGTTCGCCGTGTCCAGCGTCGGCGCGCGGGGCTACATGCAAGTCATGCCGTTCTGGACGCGCGTGATCGGAGACGGCGACGCCAGCAAGCTGTTCCAGATGCAGACCAACCTGCGCTTCGGCTGCGTGATCCTGCGCCACTACCTGGACCGCGAGCGGGGCGATCTGTACATGACGCTGGGCCGCTACAACGGCAGCCGCGGCAAGGCGCCGTACCCCAACGCGGTGTTCGCGGCGCAGCGCAACTGGTTCTTCCAGGAAAAGCTGGCCTGA